In one Neobacillus sp. CF12 genomic region, the following are encoded:
- a CDS encoding FtsK/SpoIIIE domain-containing protein: MLFEVLSTGSMLGVLGASYYYKTNLNDDSDKILKIAENCGLYKKDDKMRLYRRNKIKDKITKEVVGTEYVFKIPLGLELKDFVDKHGKFKDGLNNRSVRRINLKDFRSLKFDASLPKQVRAILENRIQLSKEIEMEYDGMLIMRVYDEGLQSSYDLTTEIINGAKSWQVPLGVTLKGQVVHDFEKGPHVLIGGATDMGKSNILNVIITVLLSNQPVDVEFTLIDLKGGLEFGVYEKISQVKNFATNAEEAKTALENVKDEMERMFNKLRSSGKKNVKALGVTKRHFVIIDESAELSSAGEQDKDEKALKVECENLIKDIARRGRASGIRLLYCTQYPTAETVSSQVKRNLITRISLAVDTATASTVVIDEGGAENLPLIQGRAIYKRHRCTEMQAYYISDDIIDKTVKPHINLRARREDASVSLGKETPKTGGNYSTKFEET; encoded by the coding sequence TTGTTATTCGAAGTGTTATCGACTGGCAGCATGCTCGGAGTGCTTGGCGCTAGCTACTATTATAAGACGAACTTGAACGATGATAGCGATAAGATTTTAAAGATTGCCGAAAACTGCGGCCTGTACAAAAAGGACGATAAAATGCGACTCTATCGACGGAATAAAATTAAAGACAAAATTACTAAAGAAGTAGTGGGTACGGAGTATGTCTTTAAAATTCCGCTAGGGCTAGAACTGAAAGATTTCGTAGATAAGCACGGCAAATTTAAAGACGGCCTAAATAATCGCAGTGTCAGACGGATCAATTTAAAAGATTTCCGCAGTCTGAAGTTTGACGCTAGTTTGCCGAAACAAGTCCGCGCGATATTAGAGAACCGAATCCAGCTGAGTAAGGAAATCGAGATGGAATACGACGGCATGCTGATAATGCGAGTGTACGACGAAGGATTGCAGTCAAGTTACGACCTAACAACGGAAATTATCAACGGTGCTAAATCGTGGCAAGTGCCGTTAGGTGTTACGCTTAAAGGTCAGGTCGTACACGACTTTGAAAAAGGTCCGCATGTTTTAATCGGTGGAGCTACGGATATGGGCAAAAGCAACATTTTAAACGTAATAATCACGGTACTATTATCGAATCAACCTGTAGACGTTGAGTTTACGCTGATCGATTTAAAAGGCGGTTTGGAGTTCGGAGTTTATGAAAAGATATCGCAAGTTAAAAACTTTGCAACGAATGCGGAAGAGGCAAAGACGGCACTGGAAAACGTCAAGGATGAAATGGAGCGAATGTTTAACAAGCTGCGCAGTTCAGGAAAAAAGAACGTAAAGGCTTTGGGTGTTACAAAGCGGCATTTCGTAATAATCGATGAAAGTGCCGAATTAAGTAGCGCTGGCGAACAAGATAAGGATGAGAAGGCATTAAAAGTAGAATGCGAAAACTTAATAAAGGACATTGCCAGGCGCGGAAGGGCGAGTGGAATTCGGCTATTATATTGCACTCAGTATCCAACGGCTGAAACGGTATCGAGCCAGGTTAAACGCAACCTTATCACACGCATTAGTTTAGCTGTAGATACTGCGACCGCAAGTACGGTTGTAATAGACGAGGGAGGTGCCGAAAATCTTCCGTTAATACAAGGTAGGGCTATTTATAAGCGCCATCGGTGTACGGAAATGCAGGCGTACTACATTAGCGACGATATTATCGATAAAACGGTAAAGCCGCACATTAATCTTCGTGCAAGGAGGGAGGACG
- a CDS encoding helix-turn-helix transcriptional regulator has protein sequence MIISVIGERIKESGYRRDYIQEHMEISRNTLSNWCTGKTYPTAPQLFKLANLLSVKVDDLYKLKEDYPK, from the coding sequence ATGATAATTAGCGTAATAGGCGAACGAATAAAAGAGTCGGGATATAGACGGGATTATATACAAGAACATATGGAGATTTCGCGGAATACTCTATCGAATTGGTGTACGGGGAAGACGTATCCTACTGCACCGCAACTATTTAAACTAGCGAATTTATTAAGCGTTAAGGTTGACGATTTATATAAGTTGAAAGAAGATTACCCTAAATGA
- a CDS encoding helix-turn-helix transcriptional regulator, whose protein sequence is MSVFGLGKPRSKFGEWLDRNGIIQKEVAEKAQISEMSLTRMCNDKNYSPKISTWVKVQRALKSMGYDVDRDMFFDV, encoded by the coding sequence ATGAGCGTGTTCGGATTAGGTAAACCGCGAAGTAAGTTCGGAGAATGGCTCGATAGGAATGGCATAATTCAGAAGGAAGTCGCAGAGAAAGCACAGATAAGTGAGATGTCGTTAACTCGGATGTGCAACGATAAGAATTACTCGCCGAAAATTTCTACATGGGTAAAGGTGCAGCGTGCTCTGAAGTCAATGGGTTACGATGTAGACCGCGATATGTTTTTCGACGTATAA
- a CDS encoding YolD-like family protein yields MAIRDRGKIKWNPASFMPEGFAMTRDMYQDQARQAKPILDDYQTEEFDLRIKYAMEYKHAVKISVWNDGFTTDYTGRIYRVDPITHELRIEVKPGEYERVAFEDVCAVKVLN; encoded by the coding sequence ATGGCAATTCGTGACCGCGGTAAAATTAAGTGGAATCCCGCATCATTCATGCCGGAGGGCTTTGCAATGACTCGAGATATGTACCAAGACCAAGCTCGCCAGGCTAAGCCGATACTGGACGACTATCAGACGGAGGAGTTCGACTTACGCATTAAATACGCAATGGAATACAAACATGCGGTCAAGATTAGCGTATGGAATGACGGCTTCACTACGGACTATACTGGGCGTATATATCGCGTTGATCCTATTACGCATGAGCTACGTATTGAGGTAAAGCCTGGCGAATACGAACGGGTGGCATTCGAAGATGTGTGCGCTGTAAAAGTTTTAAATTAG